The Nitrospira sp. genome window below encodes:
- the flgA gene encoding flagellar basal body P-ring formation protein FlgA → MTRFIMVILLSLIVAFGAEAMVMAGTQADVRATAVTKKPAIPTKLSTGMERKGTSEVTVEVLTIVIQKYLEKEWKQKVATVSVTVLDPAESVVISGDSADLHVIPSPHEEGPGRRMFRVAVTHGKSQKTIQVVADVTAMIDAVVPNRFLKANEPIDVEDIKTVRMRVHQVNHHFMTNEREVIGMSAARPLPPDVPLRSAFIRPPLAVKKGDRVLIEVQRGGLSIRTYGITKSSGQVGQTITVANLDSGRELTAKVVGPSLVRVEF, encoded by the coding sequence GTGACGAGGTTCATCATGGTGATCCTGCTCTCACTCATCGTGGCTTTTGGGGCTGAAGCGATGGTGATGGCTGGTACCCAGGCAGATGTCCGCGCAACGGCCGTAACAAAGAAACCGGCCATTCCTACGAAGCTCTCAACTGGTATGGAACGCAAGGGTACCAGTGAGGTGACCGTCGAGGTACTGACTATCGTCATTCAAAAGTACCTTGAAAAGGAGTGGAAACAGAAGGTGGCAACGGTCTCCGTTACGGTTCTGGACCCCGCTGAATCGGTCGTCATTTCTGGTGACTCAGCCGACCTCCATGTGATTCCTAGCCCTCACGAAGAGGGGCCTGGACGGCGCATGTTTCGGGTGGCGGTCACACATGGCAAATCTCAAAAGACCATTCAAGTGGTTGCGGATGTGACGGCGATGATCGATGCGGTCGTCCCCAACCGCTTTCTGAAGGCCAATGAACCGATCGATGTCGAGGATATTAAGACGGTACGGATGCGTGTTCACCAAGTGAATCATCATTTTATGACGAATGAACGTGAAGTCATCGGGATGAGTGCCGCACGGCCTCTTCCACCAGATGTCCCATTGCGCTCTGCATTCATCAGACCTCCTCTGGCTGTGAAAAAAGGCGACCGAGTCCTGATTGAGGTGCAACGTGGAGGGCTGTCGATCAGAACCTATGGGATTACCAAATCAAGCGGACAGGTCGGGCAAACCATCACCGTTGCCAATCTGGATTCCGGCAGGGAACTGACGGCCAAAGTGGTTGGTCCCAGCCTCGTTCGGGTGGAGTTCTGA
- a CDS encoding flagellar basal body L-ring protein FlgH, translated as MKRTAPFVKREADLVKRLNPTTRCASRTTLHGLRTVFRRAGMTHVGYRLWLAAMILLLGGCSSPPDVSSKVAVAPLPPPKTVGSLWQEENGRAYLYEDLRAMRIGDILTVKIVENHKGSKSADTAAQRESTIQNSLIGSGMGYIGIPGIRFSDETRRGMGIDASANSKFGGKGSTSRAGTLTGTISAIVTEVLPNGDLRVEGRREVTVNSEKQLMSIGGIVRRVDVDTKNTVLSSAIADAKIEYSGLGVLDDVQRPGWFVRILDWIYPF; from the coding sequence ATGAAGCGAACGGCGCCATTCGTGAAGCGTGAAGCGGATCTCGTGAAACGGCTGAATCCGACAACGCGATGCGCTTCACGAACAACGCTCCACGGCTTGCGGACGGTGTTTCGACGGGCTGGTATGACTCATGTGGGCTATCGACTCTGGCTGGCGGCTATGATTCTCCTGCTTGGCGGATGTTCGAGTCCTCCGGATGTCTCGAGCAAGGTCGCTGTGGCTCCACTGCCACCACCAAAAACCGTGGGGTCTCTATGGCAGGAAGAAAATGGGCGGGCGTATCTCTATGAAGATCTTCGTGCCATGCGCATCGGCGACATTCTTACCGTAAAGATCGTTGAAAATCACAAGGGATCAAAATCAGCCGATACGGCAGCGCAACGGGAATCGACTATCCAAAATAGCCTGATCGGGAGCGGCATGGGCTATATCGGAATACCAGGTATCCGTTTCAGTGATGAAACACGTCGCGGAATGGGGATCGATGCGAGCGCTAACAGTAAGTTTGGCGGAAAGGGGTCGACGAGTCGGGCCGGGACACTAACAGGAACAATATCGGCGATCGTGACGGAGGTGTTGCCGAATGGTGACCTGCGCGTAGAGGGCCGTCGCGAGGTCACAGTGAACAGTGAAAAGCAACTGATGAGTATCGGAGGAATCGTCCGTCGGGTGGATGTTGATACCAAAAACACGGTGTTGTCATCGGCTATCGCCGATGCCAAGATTGAATATTCTGGGCTCGGTGTTCTCGACGATGTCCAGCGACCAGGCTGGTTTGTTCGTATTCTTGATTGGATCTATCCATTTTGA
- the flgN gene encoding flagellar export chaperone FlgN, with translation MKDSHLLEQIIHLLSRESAQCELLAHNILQERDAIKRMALHEFIAINQTRISILECLSGLKEALDELVRDLSAAHGLPGTGRTLPDILHSIKSSQAFAGLELYERLADRVRAVQRDIAVNQLLVKNIQSFIVRALEAHRQTAPESDVYSISGGRSSRDMPATLIRCKG, from the coding sequence GTGAAAGACTCACACCTTCTCGAGCAGATAATCCATCTCCTCAGTCGTGAATCCGCACAATGTGAGCTTCTCGCACACAACATTCTCCAAGAGCGTGATGCCATTAAGCGCATGGCGCTTCACGAATTTATCGCGATTAATCAGACTAGGATTTCGATCCTCGAGTGCTTGAGCGGGTTGAAGGAAGCGTTGGACGAGTTGGTGCGAGATCTCTCCGCTGCGCATGGCCTACCAGGAACGGGTCGGACCTTGCCGGACATTCTGCACAGCATAAAGAGTTCACAGGCGTTCGCTGGCTTGGAACTGTATGAACGACTCGCTGATCGAGTTCGAGCCGTCCAACGGGATATTGCCGTCAACCAGCTGCTCGTCAAGAATATTCAATCGTTTATTGTACGGGCGTTGGAAGCGCATCGGCAGACTGCTCCAGAAAGTGATGTCTATTCGATATCGGGTGGTCGGAGTTCGAGGGACATGCCTGCGACGTTGATCAGGTGTAAGGGGTGA
- a CDS encoding rod-binding protein, translating into MDGSQWVSSPVSAYRGHDFGIQSGRLDSRLNSMKLQGAVESPERLVQAGQEFEAYFISYLLKVMRETVPEGALANKQGAYFYSFYDEEIGRRAAESGGIGIARMVQEYTDKHFSSSPVKDSSSGE; encoded by the coding sequence ATGGATGGTTCTCAATGGGTCTCTTCGCCAGTATCAGCCTATCGAGGTCATGATTTTGGCATCCAGTCCGGTCGTCTTGACAGTCGGCTGAACTCTATGAAATTGCAAGGTGCCGTCGAAAGTCCTGAACGGTTGGTTCAGGCTGGTCAGGAGTTTGAAGCCTATTTTATCTCGTATTTACTGAAGGTTATGAGAGAAACGGTTCCGGAAGGTGCCCTTGCAAACAAACAAGGAGCCTATTTCTACTCGTTCTATGATGAGGAAATCGGGAGACGGGCGGCTGAATCTGGAGGTATTGGGATTGCCAGAATGGTACAGGAATATACAGATAAACATTTTTCATCATCTCCTGTGAAAGACTCAAGTTCCGGCGAATAG
- the flgG gene encoding flagellar basal-body rod protein FlgG gives MIRAMWTAATGMTAQQINVDTVAHNLANVNTNSFKRSRAEFADLLYQIQRLPGTNASNVGVFPVGIQVGAGVRPTTVAKEWIQGNMRQTNNELDLAIDGTGFFQVSRPDGTIMYTRNGSFKRDNVGNLVTGDGDLLNPVITIPSGALKVDIGQDGTVSVLLPGVTQASQVGQIQLTRFDNPSGLVAMGSNLFIDSFASGPPTQGTGGFTTGFGTIQQGFLESSNVNLAEEMVNMIIAQRSYEINSKTIQASDEMMAIANNLRR, from the coding sequence ATGATCAGAGCCATGTGGACAGCCGCAACCGGAATGACGGCTCAACAGATCAACGTCGATACGGTCGCGCATAATCTCGCGAACGTCAATACCAATTCCTTTAAAAGGAGCCGCGCAGAATTCGCAGACCTCCTGTACCAGATTCAACGCCTGCCTGGTACAAATGCATCCAATGTCGGTGTCTTCCCGGTGGGGATCCAGGTTGGAGCTGGGGTGCGACCGACGACCGTGGCGAAGGAATGGATTCAAGGGAACATGCGCCAAACAAACAATGAATTGGATCTCGCGATCGATGGGACGGGGTTTTTTCAGGTATCGCGTCCAGACGGGACCATCATGTACACGCGCAACGGCTCCTTCAAGCGTGACAATGTCGGCAATCTTGTCACCGGCGATGGAGATCTTCTCAATCCTGTTATTACCATTCCTTCCGGTGCGCTCAAAGTGGATATTGGTCAAGATGGGACGGTCTCAGTTCTACTTCCTGGCGTCACTCAAGCTTCGCAGGTGGGGCAAATTCAGCTCACACGATTCGACAATCCATCGGGTTTAGTTGCCATGGGGAGCAATCTCTTCATCGATAGTTTTGCGTCCGGACCGCCGACACAGGGGACGGGCGGATTTACCACCGGATTCGGCACGATCCAGCAAGGGTTCCTGGAAAGTTCAAACGTGAATCTGGCCGAAGAAATGGTGAATATGATCATCGCTCAACGCAGTTATGAGATCAATTCCAAGACGATTCAGGCGTCTGATGAAATGATGGCCATCGCCAATAATCTCAGACGGTAA
- the flgK gene encoding flagellar hook-associated protein FlgK, which produces MGISGLLDVAKTALFTAQQALTVTGHNISNVNTPGFSRHEVLLTEQRPADGSPGQVGTGVKIAEIRRAVDTFLNRELTQSQEDLGQFTVARDELSRLESLFGDARGQGLSGKLNEFFKALQDATTTPSQVAPRSVVLSRASTLSSAFEQLNGDLVETRRALDVQIGVTVGEINSLTGKIAQFNSQIKSAEVSGQNANDLRDQRDLAINELATRVEVLTLERPDGTVSVFTARGLVLVDQETTRNLVGVESLDNHGLLDIGYDIGGSQPYVISDLIGTGKLRGLLDVRDRTIPSVQQGLDTLAGSLLTEVNRIHRVGYGLDGSTGQDFFGGLSVTTKAPATNVGSASIATGTVMITGVGLCFW; this is translated from the coding sequence ATGGGAATTAGTGGACTGCTTGACGTGGCGAAGACCGCGCTCTTCACTGCGCAACAAGCGTTGACCGTGACCGGTCATAACATCAGCAATGTGAACACTCCGGGCTTCTCCCGTCATGAGGTCCTCCTGACTGAGCAGCGACCGGCCGATGGGAGTCCTGGGCAAGTTGGGACCGGTGTGAAGATTGCTGAAATCCGGCGAGCCGTGGACACCTTCCTGAACCGGGAGTTAACCCAATCGCAGGAAGATCTGGGCCAGTTTACGGTGGCGCGCGATGAACTGAGCCGGTTGGAGAGTCTCTTCGGGGATGCACGAGGACAGGGCTTGTCTGGGAAATTGAATGAGTTCTTCAAAGCATTGCAGGATGCGACGACCACACCGTCTCAGGTCGCTCCACGTTCCGTAGTTCTTTCACGAGCCTCGACCTTGTCGAGCGCATTCGAACAACTCAACGGGGATTTGGTTGAGACCCGTCGGGCCCTTGATGTGCAAATCGGTGTAACCGTCGGCGAGATCAATAGCTTGACGGGCAAGATCGCCCAATTCAATAGCCAGATTAAATCTGCTGAAGTCAGCGGTCAGAATGCCAATGATCTCCGTGATCAGCGGGACTTGGCAATCAATGAGCTTGCCACACGAGTCGAGGTGCTGACCCTCGAACGTCCGGACGGCACGGTTTCGGTATTCACCGCACGTGGACTTGTCTTAGTGGACCAGGAGACAACTCGCAACCTCGTCGGAGTTGAATCACTGGACAATCATGGCCTGCTGGATATCGGATACGATATTGGAGGGTCACAACCGTATGTGATCAGTGATCTGATAGGAACTGGGAAATTGCGTGGACTCCTGGATGTCCGGGATCGGACGATTCCCTCCGTCCAACAAGGCCTCGACACCTTGGCTGGTTCGCTCCTGACCGAGGTGAACCGCATTCATCGAGTGGGGTATGGGCTCGATGGGTCGACGGGGCAAGATTTCTTTGGCGGGCTATCGGTTACAACCAAGGCGCCTGCCACGAATGTGGGGTCTGCATCGATCGCCACTGGAACAGTGATGATCACCGGGGTTGGCCTATGCTTCTGGTGA
- a CDS encoding flagellar basal body P-ring protein FlgI, with product MRLHVSLLISIAVLTGTLVSPFTADAVRIKDIGVIEGVRENQLIGYGLVVGLDSTGDRVIGGQFTIQAMMSMLNKMGVNLVIDPIQLLTRNIASVMVTAKLPPFSKAGMTLDAVVSSMANAKSLQGGTLLLTPLKAANQQVFAVAQGSVSIGGFLGGTGGAGGATVVKNHQAAGVVPGGAIIEKELPVNIDSWETVSVLLRRPDFTTAIRTAEAIEGAFGKGSASAINAGTVRATIPQPFHGRVVEYIASIEGLDVSVDAVAKVVVNERTGTVVLGEHVRISTCAISHGNLTISVKNTLNVSQPSAPLIGSAAGQTTVTPDVQTEIKEQESRLIVVDETVTLGEVVQALNAVGVTPRDLVAILSALRAAGSLQANLEII from the coding sequence ATGCGGTTACACGTCTCGCTCTTGATCAGTATAGCGGTGCTGACGGGAACACTCGTCTCTCCCTTCACGGCCGATGCCGTGCGCATCAAAGATATTGGGGTGATCGAGGGAGTGCGTGAAAACCAGTTGATTGGCTATGGGTTAGTGGTCGGACTCGACAGTACCGGAGACCGAGTCATCGGAGGGCAATTCACGATCCAAGCGATGATGTCCATGTTGAATAAGATGGGAGTCAATCTTGTGATTGACCCGATCCAATTGCTGACAAGGAACATTGCATCGGTCATGGTGACCGCCAAGCTTCCCCCGTTCTCGAAGGCCGGTATGACGCTGGACGCAGTCGTGTCATCCATGGCCAATGCGAAGAGTCTGCAAGGCGGTACGCTCTTGCTGACGCCGCTAAAGGCTGCGAATCAGCAAGTGTTCGCTGTGGCGCAGGGATCGGTATCCATCGGGGGATTTCTCGGAGGGACGGGCGGGGCGGGTGGTGCCACAGTGGTCAAGAATCATCAAGCGGCCGGAGTGGTTCCTGGCGGCGCCATCATTGAAAAAGAACTGCCGGTGAACATCGACTCGTGGGAAACGGTTTCCGTGCTTCTACGGCGACCTGATTTCACGACCGCGATCAGGACGGCCGAGGCGATCGAAGGCGCCTTCGGGAAGGGCAGCGCTTCAGCGATCAATGCCGGAACTGTTAGGGCGACGATTCCTCAGCCCTTCCATGGACGTGTCGTTGAGTACATCGCCTCAATTGAAGGGCTGGATGTGTCCGTCGATGCCGTGGCCAAGGTCGTCGTGAATGAACGGACCGGAACCGTTGTGTTAGGGGAGCATGTGCGGATTTCGACCTGTGCCATTTCGCATGGCAATCTGACGATTTCGGTGAAGAATACGTTGAACGTATCTCAACCGTCGGCTCCGCTCATTGGTTCTGCAGCCGGTCAAACAACCGTTACTCCGGATGTTCAGACTGAAATTAAGGAGCAAGAATCGCGTCTCATTGTCGTGGATGAAACGGTGACTTTAGGCGAAGTCGTACAGGCTTTGAATGCCGTGGGCGTGACTCCTCGTGATCTTGTGGCCATCCTCTCGGCATTGCGGGCGGCTGGATCTCTTCAGGCCAATCTTGAGATAATTTAG
- the flgM gene encoding flagellar biosynthesis anti-sigma factor FlgM: MQISGHGKVDHLAKVLLGVHEAENSGSRQATARTQAGKDEVQISAQAKELQRIRELANQPDPERAERVESIRRSLDAGTYDVSGRAVGDALVKQVLTDAIL; encoded by the coding sequence ATGCAGATTTCAGGTCATGGGAAAGTCGATCATCTTGCCAAGGTGTTGCTGGGGGTGCATGAGGCTGAAAACTCAGGATCCCGACAAGCAACGGCTCGTACGCAAGCAGGAAAGGATGAAGTTCAGATTTCTGCTCAAGCGAAGGAGCTTCAGCGAATTCGCGAACTGGCCAATCAGCCAGACCCGGAGCGGGCTGAACGAGTGGAGAGCATCAGGCGCTCTCTCGATGCAGGCACCTACGACGTCAGTGGTCGTGCCGTCGGTGACGCCCTTGTGAAACAGGTGCTGACCGACGCGATTCTCTAA